Proteins found in one Ctenopharyngodon idella isolate HZGC_01 chromosome 16, HZGC01, whole genome shotgun sequence genomic segment:
- the shc1 gene encoding SHC-transforming protein 1 isoform X3: MTKTAFHMLCNKIFPLDMNRLGGASRRARVEGGQLGGDEWTRHGSFVNKPTRGWLHSDNVVSTSGVSYTVRYMGCVEVLQSMRALDFNTRTQVTREAISVVCEAVPGAKGAQRRRKPSSRCLSSILGKSNLQFAGMTINLTVSTSSLNLLAADCKQIIANHHMQSISFASGGDPDTAEYVAYVAKDPVNQRACHILECSEGLAQEVISTIGQAFELRFKQYLKNPPKLVTPHDRMAPFDGSAWEEEEEDMAPPPDVPYYNNFPGKQPPPGGLVDMRTRPGHSTGATLPYGQPSQNDIHKQPLPPLPVGVKEGGLFDDPSYVNVDKPRTPAAAAAAANGNAHRDAFDMKPFDAALGVSGAVAPPMAEQLQNEPWFHGPLSRRQAERLLTKDGDFLVRESGTTPGQYVLTGQQGGQPKHLLLVDPEGVVRTKDHRFESVSHLISYHMDNRLPIISAGSEVCLQQPVDRRA; the protein is encoded by the exons GATATGAACCGGCTGGGCGGGGCCTCGCGGAGGGCCCGTGTGGAAGGGGGCCAGCTCGGCGGAGATGAGTGGACACGGCACGGCTCCTTCGTCAACAAGCCGACCCGAGGTTGGCTGCACTCGGACAATGTGGTCAGCACCAGTGGGGTCTCTTACACTGTCAGG TATATGGGCTGTGTGGAGGTGCTGCAGTCGATGAGAGCACTGGACTTCAACACGAGAACTCAGGTTACCAG GGAGGCAATATCAGTGGTGTGTGAGGCAGTACCAGGTGCCAAAGGAGCTCAGCGAAGGAGAAAG CCCTCCTCTCGTTGTCTCTCCTCCATCTTAGGGAAGAGTAATCTCCAGTTTGCTGGAATGACAATCAACCTCACCGTGTCGACCAGCAGTCTGAACCTACTGGCAGCCGACTGCAAACAG ATTATCGCCAACCATCACATGCAGTCCATCTCTTTTGCATCAGGAGGAGATCCA GACACAGCAGAGTATGTTGCCTACGTCGCCAAAGACCCCGTCAATCAAAGAG CGTGTCATATCCTGGAATGCTCAGAGGGCTTGGCTCAGGAGGTCATCAGCACCATCGGTCAGGCTTTTGAACTGCGCTTTAAACAGTACCTGAAGAATCCCCCCAAACTGGTTACCCCTCATGATCG CATGGCTCCTTTTGATGGGTCAGCCtgggaggaagaggaagaggacaTGGCTCCACCCCCTGACGTTCCGTATTACAATAACTTCCCGGGTAAACAGCCTCCCCCTGGAGGCTTGGTTGACATGAGAACCCGTCCTGGACACAGTACAGGAGCCACGCTG CCCTATGGACAGCCCAGCCAGAACGATATTCACAAGCAGCCTCTACCTCCTCTGCCAG TGGGTGTTAAGGAAGGAGGCTTGTTTGATGACCCCTCATACGTCAATGTGGATAAACCCCGCACCCCAGCGGCGGCCGCTGCAGCAGCCAATGGAAATGCTCACAGAGATGCGTTTGACATGA AGCCATTTGATGCTGCTTTAGGCGTGTCGGGAGCAGTGGCGCCCCCTATGGCAGAGCAGCTACAGAACGAGCCCTGGTTCCACGGACCTCTAAGCCGCAGACAGGCCGAAAGACTCCTGACCAAGGATGGAGACTTCCTGGTGCGGGAGTCAGGCACCACACCAGGCCAGTACGTCCTCACTGGACAGCAGGGCGGCCAACCCAAACACCTGCTTCTGGTGGATCCAGAGGGAGTG GTGCGCACCAAAGACCACCGTTTCGAAAGTGTCAGTCACTTGATTAGCTATCACATGGACAACCGGCTGCCAATCATCTCGGCAGGAAGCGAGGTGTGTCTGCAGCAGCCAGTTGATCGCCGAGCTTGA
- the shc1 gene encoding SHC-transforming protein 1 isoform X5: MNRLGGASRRARVEGGQLGGDEWTRHGSFVNKPTRGWLHSDNVVSTSGVSYTVRYMGCVEVLQSMRALDFNTRTQVTREAISVVCEAVPGAKGAQRRRKPSSRCLSSILGKSNLQFAGMTINLTVSTSSLNLLAADCKQIIANHHMQSISFASGGDPDTAEYVAYVAKDPVNQRACHILECSEGLAQEVISTIGQAFELRFKQYLKNPPKLVTPHDRMAPFDGSAWEEEEEDMAPPPDVPYYNNFPGKQPPPGGLVDMRTRPGHSTGATLPYGQPSQNDIHKQPLPPLPVGVKEGGLFDDPSYVNVDKPRTPAAAAAAANGNAHRDAFDMKPFDAALGVSGAVAPPMAEQLQNEPWFHGPLSRRQAERLLTKDGDFLVRESGTTPGQYVLTGQQGGQPKHLLLVDPEGVVRTKDHRFESVSHLISYHMDNRLPIISAGSEVCLQQPVDRRA, from the exons ATGAACCGGCTGGGCGGGGCCTCGCGGAGGGCCCGTGTGGAAGGGGGCCAGCTCGGCGGAGATGAGTGGACACGGCACGGCTCCTTCGTCAACAAGCCGACCCGAGGTTGGCTGCACTCGGACAATGTGGTCAGCACCAGTGGGGTCTCTTACACTGTCAGG TATATGGGCTGTGTGGAGGTGCTGCAGTCGATGAGAGCACTGGACTTCAACACGAGAACTCAGGTTACCAG GGAGGCAATATCAGTGGTGTGTGAGGCAGTACCAGGTGCCAAAGGAGCTCAGCGAAGGAGAAAG CCCTCCTCTCGTTGTCTCTCCTCCATCTTAGGGAAGAGTAATCTCCAGTTTGCTGGAATGACAATCAACCTCACCGTGTCGACCAGCAGTCTGAACCTACTGGCAGCCGACTGCAAACAG ATTATCGCCAACCATCACATGCAGTCCATCTCTTTTGCATCAGGAGGAGATCCA GACACAGCAGAGTATGTTGCCTACGTCGCCAAAGACCCCGTCAATCAAAGAG CGTGTCATATCCTGGAATGCTCAGAGGGCTTGGCTCAGGAGGTCATCAGCACCATCGGTCAGGCTTTTGAACTGCGCTTTAAACAGTACCTGAAGAATCCCCCCAAACTGGTTACCCCTCATGATCG CATGGCTCCTTTTGATGGGTCAGCCtgggaggaagaggaagaggacaTGGCTCCACCCCCTGACGTTCCGTATTACAATAACTTCCCGGGTAAACAGCCTCCCCCTGGAGGCTTGGTTGACATGAGAACCCGTCCTGGACACAGTACAGGAGCCACGCTG CCCTATGGACAGCCCAGCCAGAACGATATTCACAAGCAGCCTCTACCTCCTCTGCCAG TGGGTGTTAAGGAAGGAGGCTTGTTTGATGACCCCTCATACGTCAATGTGGATAAACCCCGCACCCCAGCGGCGGCCGCTGCAGCAGCCAATGGAAATGCTCACAGAGATGCGTTTGACATGA AGCCATTTGATGCTGCTTTAGGCGTGTCGGGAGCAGTGGCGCCCCCTATGGCAGAGCAGCTACAGAACGAGCCCTGGTTCCACGGACCTCTAAGCCGCAGACAGGCCGAAAGACTCCTGACCAAGGATGGAGACTTCCTGGTGCGGGAGTCAGGCACCACACCAGGCCAGTACGTCCTCACTGGACAGCAGGGCGGCCAACCCAAACACCTGCTTCTGGTGGATCCAGAGGGAGTG GTGCGCACCAAAGACCACCGTTTCGAAAGTGTCAGTCACTTGATTAGCTATCACATGGACAACCGGCTGCCAATCATCTCGGCAGGAAGCGAGGTGTGTCTGCAGCAGCCAGTTGATCGCCGAGCTTGA
- the pbxip1b gene encoding pre-B-cell leukemia homeobox interacting protein 1b: protein MSENSNSANGNSWTVLTPVVKESGVENVGPVAEGLKVEGQLSKAPEPPSETNSDLKKHSSEASAHQPETETSSQLQLDPALTHGSEQAQETQVTSPESEGRAQLNVAHVNEDPSSVSATVEDVSSWTTDHEEREALTGHSESPVSPGTGSLTSKEVLETNRKEWDGLRKRKISHLSSLDKTEADDDEEEEEEDFQPPQREEETVFSLNKCILAAVILLGLGTIFFSEADMDVKELKDPTNQEWLNPEVSRDTPVGLQPPDILNKQAKEDQQILVLQAQLQQHQGELKAAQLLAEVGEKERVRREELEKEYQRIKGELDRVPALQKELEQENERMKEENVRAKKELEALPSLQRELEHLRAKVSQLTQSTEGAEPVHPVAASQIPPAGDKRDVPPIERQDMKHRKTWDKKSEEKEQSKGDKEWKKKKSGKKEEDKERSKRGTEGEHTKEQKDWKKDKSHQEEGKSGKRKEGIKDKKRDDGKLGKESEDKKDFKAWQEKKEWKEDKNGKKDKHVGQDERRGDKKDWKDTGKKKGKEGKEWKLRGERKDDKDWKSDKQSAGNEQKERKEKKTDEWKGEKEWRKEKSEGKHNDKTEKKWKGEREFGGKEMKEKHWREKERESKDEEWKREGIKEEKKNKAFYHKNEGKRSTNEKEKQQKERHGHGAPHETTSHHHSDHENYWSKQRERIQHYNGQRETCSGVADCARVEGLSPVGLQDFETLLQSYLNKLQDAEDQTSREEELRKLVKEFFTDGVFAHDQMPFSEFVEDVGDILEDMAEGEDSDSEREESDDDDDDEMEEFEKEAMEKFALPKEVRKVERKGEQKKESGRVKG from the exons ATGTCTGAAAACAGCAACAGTGCCAATGGCAACAGCTGGACTGTTCTTACCCCAGTGGTAAAG GAGTCTGGAGTTGAGAATGTGGGTCCGGTAGCTGAAGGTCTTAAGGTCGAGGGGCAGCTCTCAAAAGCACCTGAGCCCCCATCGGAGACCAACAGTGACCTGAAGAAGCACTCCTCTGAAGCGTCTGCTCACCAGCCAGAGACAGAGACATCATCACAGTTGCAGTTGGACCCAGCGCTCACCCATGGGTCAGAACAAGCACAGGAAACTCAG GTAACATCTCCAGAGAGTGAGGGTCGGGCGCAGCTGAATGTGGCACATGTCAATGAAGACCCCAGCTCTGTCAGTGCCACTGTTGAGGACGTCAGCTCCTGGACCACTGACCATGAGGAGCGAGAAGCCCTTACAGGTCACTCAGAGAGCCCAGTTTCTCCTGGCACTGGCAGCTTGACA TCTAAAGAAGTGTTAGAGACAAACAGGAAGGAGTGGGATGGTTTACGAAAGAGAAAAATCTCCCACCTGAGCTCTTTGGACAAGACTGAGgcagatgatgatgaagaggaagaggaggaagactTTCAGCCCCCTCAAAGAGAGGAGGAAACAGTCTTTTCTTTGAACAAGTGCATCCTTGCAGCTGTCATTCTTCTAGGACTAGGAACCATTTTTTTCTCGG AAGCAGACATGGATGTTAAAGAGCTGAAGGATCCAACAAATCAG GAGTGGCTCAACCCTGAAGTCTCCAGAGACACACCTGTTGGTCTTCAGCCTCcagatattttaaacaaacaggCAAAGGAAGATCAGCAAATATTGGTACTACAGGCACAACTTCAG CAACATCAAGGTGAACTGAAAGCAGCACAGCTTCTGGCAGAGGTGGGAGAGAAAGAGCGTGTGAGGAGAGAAGAGCTGGAGAAGGAGTACCAGAGGATAAAAGGAGAACTAGACAGAGTACCTGCTCTTCAGAAGGAGCTGGAGCAAGAGAATGAGAGAATGaaagaagaaaatgtgagaGCAAAGAAAGAGCTGGAGGCCCTGCCATCACTGCAGAGAGAACTGGAGCACCTGAGAGCCAAAGTTTCACAGCTCACACAGAGCACAG AAGGAGCAGAACCTGTGCATCCCGTTGCAGCCTCTCAGATTCCCCCTGCTGGAGACAAAAGAGATGTACCGCCCATAGAAAGACAAGACATGAAGCACAGGAAGACTTGGGACAAAAAGAGTGAGGAGAAGGAACAAAGCAAAGGAGacaaagaatggaaaaagaagaaaagtggAAAAAAGGAAGAAGACAAAGAAAGGAGCAAGCGAGGAACTGAGGGAGAACATACTAAAGAACAGAAGGACTGGAAAAAAGATAAAAGCCACCAAGAAGAAGGTAAATCAGGGAAGAGAAAAGAGGGGATAAAGGACAAAAAACGAGATGATGGTAAACTGGGGAAAGAAAGTGAAGACAAGAAAGATTTCAAAGCGTGGCAAGAGAAAAAAGAATGGAAGGAAGATAAAAATgggaagaaagacaaacatgttGGACAGGATGAGAGGAGGggagacaaaaaggactggaaggATACTGGGAAAAAGAAAGGGAAAGAGGGAAAGGAATGGAAACTGAGAGGGGAGAGGAAAGATGACAAAGACTGGAAAAGCGATAAACAGAGTGCTGGGAATGAACAGAAAGAacggaaagaaaaaaaaacagatgaatgGAAAGGTGAAAAGGAGTGGAGAAAGGAAAAGAGTGAGGGAAAACACAATgataaaacagagaaaaaatggaaaggagagagagagtttggtggaaaagaaatgaaggaaaagcattggagagagaaagaaagagagtcaAAAGATGAAGAGTGGAAAAGAGAGGGAATaaaggaggagaaaaaaaacaaggcaTTCTACCATAAAAATGAGGGGAAAAGGAGTACTAATGAAAAGGAGAAACAGCAGAAGGAGAGACATGGGCATGGAGCACCACACGAGACAACCTCCCATCACCATTCCGACCATGAGAACTATTGGAGCAAACAGAGAGAGCGGATACAGCACTATAATGGGCAGCGGGAGACGTGCAGCGGTGTGGCAGACTGCGCTCGAGTCGAGGGGCTCTCTCCAGTCGGCCTGCAGGACTTCGAAACACTTCTCCAATCCTACCTGAACAAGCTCCAGGATGCCGAGGACCAGACCTCCAGGGAAGAAGAGCTCCGTAAGCTGGTGAAGGAGTTCTTCACGGATGGAGTGTTCGCTCATGATCAGATGCCGTTCAGTGAGTTTGTGGAAGATGTGGGGGACATTCTGGAGGACATGGCTGAAGGTGAAGACAGCGACAGCGAGAGAGAGGAGAGCGATGACGATGATGACGATGAGATGGAGGAATTTGAAAAGGAGGCAATGGAGAAATTTGCACTTCCAAAGGAAGTGAGGAAGGTTGAGAGGAAGGGAGAGCAGAAGAAAGAGAGCGGAAGAGTGAAAGGTTGA
- the shc1 gene encoding SHC-transforming protein 1 isoform X4, with product MEYVDMNRLGGASRRARVEGGQLGGDEWTRHGSFVNKPTRGWLHSDNVVSTSGVSYTVRYMGCVEVLQSMRALDFNTRTQVTREAISVVCEAVPGAKGAQRRRKPSSRCLSSILGKSNLQFAGMTINLTVSTSSLNLLAADCKQIIANHHMQSISFASGGDPDTAEYVAYVAKDPVNQRACHILECSEGLAQEVISTIGQAFELRFKQYLKNPPKLVTPHDRMAPFDGSAWEEEEEDMAPPPDVPYYNNFPGKQPPPGGLVDMRTRPGHSTGATLPYGQPSQNDIHKQPLPPLPVGVKEGGLFDDPSYVNVDKPRTPAAAAAAANGNAHRDAFDMKPFDAALGVSGAVAPPMAEQLQNEPWFHGPLSRRQAERLLTKDGDFLVRESGTTPGQYVLTGQQGGQPKHLLLVDPEGVVRTKDHRFESVSHLISYHMDNRLPIISAGSEVCLQQPVDRRA from the exons GATATGAACCGGCTGGGCGGGGCCTCGCGGAGGGCCCGTGTGGAAGGGGGCCAGCTCGGCGGAGATGAGTGGACACGGCACGGCTCCTTCGTCAACAAGCCGACCCGAGGTTGGCTGCACTCGGACAATGTGGTCAGCACCAGTGGGGTCTCTTACACTGTCAGG TATATGGGCTGTGTGGAGGTGCTGCAGTCGATGAGAGCACTGGACTTCAACACGAGAACTCAGGTTACCAG GGAGGCAATATCAGTGGTGTGTGAGGCAGTACCAGGTGCCAAAGGAGCTCAGCGAAGGAGAAAG CCCTCCTCTCGTTGTCTCTCCTCCATCTTAGGGAAGAGTAATCTCCAGTTTGCTGGAATGACAATCAACCTCACCGTGTCGACCAGCAGTCTGAACCTACTGGCAGCCGACTGCAAACAG ATTATCGCCAACCATCACATGCAGTCCATCTCTTTTGCATCAGGAGGAGATCCA GACACAGCAGAGTATGTTGCCTACGTCGCCAAAGACCCCGTCAATCAAAGAG CGTGTCATATCCTGGAATGCTCAGAGGGCTTGGCTCAGGAGGTCATCAGCACCATCGGTCAGGCTTTTGAACTGCGCTTTAAACAGTACCTGAAGAATCCCCCCAAACTGGTTACCCCTCATGATCG CATGGCTCCTTTTGATGGGTCAGCCtgggaggaagaggaagaggacaTGGCTCCACCCCCTGACGTTCCGTATTACAATAACTTCCCGGGTAAACAGCCTCCCCCTGGAGGCTTGGTTGACATGAGAACCCGTCCTGGACACAGTACAGGAGCCACGCTG CCCTATGGACAGCCCAGCCAGAACGATATTCACAAGCAGCCTCTACCTCCTCTGCCAG TGGGTGTTAAGGAAGGAGGCTTGTTTGATGACCCCTCATACGTCAATGTGGATAAACCCCGCACCCCAGCGGCGGCCGCTGCAGCAGCCAATGGAAATGCTCACAGAGATGCGTTTGACATGA AGCCATTTGATGCTGCTTTAGGCGTGTCGGGAGCAGTGGCGCCCCCTATGGCAGAGCAGCTACAGAACGAGCCCTGGTTCCACGGACCTCTAAGCCGCAGACAGGCCGAAAGACTCCTGACCAAGGATGGAGACTTCCTGGTGCGGGAGTCAGGCACCACACCAGGCCAGTACGTCCTCACTGGACAGCAGGGCGGCCAACCCAAACACCTGCTTCTGGTGGATCCAGAGGGAGTG GTGCGCACCAAAGACCACCGTTTCGAAAGTGTCAGTCACTTGATTAGCTATCACATGGACAACCGGCTGCCAATCATCTCGGCAGGAAGCGAGGTGTGTCTGCAGCAGCCAGTTGATCGCCGAGCTTGA
- the shc1 gene encoding SHC-transforming protein 1 isoform X1 codes for MELVPKTKYTPFRSDSFSSTDETASNPSLPSSAPLTPLTPPGIPPSLSSSSLTPILPPSSPRQAENSPTTLCSFFPKMGALRLGVSSTLLPGLKASSRPASMPGGQGGLGESPEDTRTSAASSSLPPPLPLLSLTAPSPPPRPPQDMNRLGGASRRARVEGGQLGGDEWTRHGSFVNKPTRGWLHSDNVVSTSGVSYTVRYMGCVEVLQSMRALDFNTRTQVTREAISVVCEAVPGAKGAQRRRKPSSRCLSSILGKSNLQFAGMTINLTVSTSSLNLLAADCKQIIANHHMQSISFASGGDPDTAEYVAYVAKDPVNQRACHILECSEGLAQEVISTIGQAFELRFKQYLKNPPKLVTPHDRMAPFDGSAWEEEEEDMAPPPDVPYYNNFPGKQPPPGGLVDMRTRPGHSTGATLPYGQPSQNDIHKQPLPPLPVGVKEGGLFDDPSYVNVDKPRTPAAAAAAANGNAHRDAFDMKPFDAALGVSGAVAPPMAEQLQNEPWFHGPLSRRQAERLLTKDGDFLVRESGTTPGQYVLTGQQGGQPKHLLLVDPEGVVRTKDHRFESVSHLISYHMDNRLPIISAGSEVCLQQPVDRRA; via the exons ATGGAGCTCGTCCCCAAAACCAAATACACGCCCTTTAGGAGCGACTCCTTCAGCTCAACAGACGAGACGGCGTCCAATCCTTCCCTCCCTTCTTCTGCTCCTCTCACTCCTCTCACCCCTCCTGGCATCCCTCCTTCTCTCTCCTCATCCTCCCTCACCCCCATTCTCCCTCCTTCGTCTCCACGGCAGGCTGAGAACAGCCCCACCACCCTCTGCTCCTTCTTCCCCAAGATGGGAGCCCTGCGGCTGGGCGTGTCTTCCACTCTGCTCCCAGGCCTGAAGGCCTCCAGCAGGCCGGCGAGCATGCCAGGCGGTCAGGGAGGTTTGGGAGAGTCTCCGGAAGACACTAGGACCTCCGCCGCCAGCtcttctcttcctcctcctcttcctctccttTCTCTAACAGCCCCATCTCCTCCTCCTCGTCCCCCACAGGATATGAACCGGCTGGGCGGGGCCTCGCGGAGGGCCCGTGTGGAAGGGGGCCAGCTCGGCGGAGATGAGTGGACACGGCACGGCTCCTTCGTCAACAAGCCGACCCGAGGTTGGCTGCACTCGGACAATGTGGTCAGCACCAGTGGGGTCTCTTACACTGTCAGG TATATGGGCTGTGTGGAGGTGCTGCAGTCGATGAGAGCACTGGACTTCAACACGAGAACTCAGGTTACCAG GGAGGCAATATCAGTGGTGTGTGAGGCAGTACCAGGTGCCAAAGGAGCTCAGCGAAGGAGAAAG CCCTCCTCTCGTTGTCTCTCCTCCATCTTAGGGAAGAGTAATCTCCAGTTTGCTGGAATGACAATCAACCTCACCGTGTCGACCAGCAGTCTGAACCTACTGGCAGCCGACTGCAAACAG ATTATCGCCAACCATCACATGCAGTCCATCTCTTTTGCATCAGGAGGAGATCCA GACACAGCAGAGTATGTTGCCTACGTCGCCAAAGACCCCGTCAATCAAAGAG CGTGTCATATCCTGGAATGCTCAGAGGGCTTGGCTCAGGAGGTCATCAGCACCATCGGTCAGGCTTTTGAACTGCGCTTTAAACAGTACCTGAAGAATCCCCCCAAACTGGTTACCCCTCATGATCG CATGGCTCCTTTTGATGGGTCAGCCtgggaggaagaggaagaggacaTGGCTCCACCCCCTGACGTTCCGTATTACAATAACTTCCCGGGTAAACAGCCTCCCCCTGGAGGCTTGGTTGACATGAGAACCCGTCCTGGACACAGTACAGGAGCCACGCTG CCCTATGGACAGCCCAGCCAGAACGATATTCACAAGCAGCCTCTACCTCCTCTGCCAG TGGGTGTTAAGGAAGGAGGCTTGTTTGATGACCCCTCATACGTCAATGTGGATAAACCCCGCACCCCAGCGGCGGCCGCTGCAGCAGCCAATGGAAATGCTCACAGAGATGCGTTTGACATGA AGCCATTTGATGCTGCTTTAGGCGTGTCGGGAGCAGTGGCGCCCCCTATGGCAGAGCAGCTACAGAACGAGCCCTGGTTCCACGGACCTCTAAGCCGCAGACAGGCCGAAAGACTCCTGACCAAGGATGGAGACTTCCTGGTGCGGGAGTCAGGCACCACACCAGGCCAGTACGTCCTCACTGGACAGCAGGGCGGCCAACCCAAACACCTGCTTCTGGTGGATCCAGAGGGAGTG GTGCGCACCAAAGACCACCGTTTCGAAAGTGTCAGTCACTTGATTAGCTATCACATGGACAACCGGCTGCCAATCATCTCGGCAGGAAGCGAGGTGTGTCTGCAGCAGCCAGTTGATCGCCGAGCTTGA
- the lenep gene encoding lens epithelial cell protein LEP503: MHPQRPLPQAMPSSLGQNLRDAAMRMGHGKGILGGNVAYGVIQSLKECLYFLLCCWCIKEIMD, translated from the coding sequence ATGCACCCACAGCGCCCGCTGCCCCAGGCCATGCCCTCCTCACTGGGCCAAAACCTGAGAGATGCAGCTATGAGGATGGGCCATGGCAAGGGCATACTGGGAGGAAATGTGGCGTATGGAGTTATCCAGTCTCTTAAAGAGTGCCTCTACTTCCTGCTCTGCTGCTGGTGCATCAAAGAGATCATGGATTGA
- the shc1 gene encoding SHC-transforming protein 1 isoform X2, which yields MELVPKTKYTPFRSDSFSSTDETASNPSLPSSAPLTPLTPPGIPPSLSSSSLTPILPPSSPRQAENSPTTLCSFFPKMGALRLGVSSTLLPGLKASSRPASMPGGQGGLGESPEDTRTSAASSSLPPPLPLLSLTAPSPPPRPPQDMNRLGGASRRARVEGGQLGGDEWTRHGSFVNKPTRGWLHSDNVVSTSGVSYTVRYMGCVEVLQSMRALDFNTRTQVTREAISVVCEAVPGAKGAQRRRKPSSRCLSSILGKSNLQFAGMTINLTVSTSSLNLLAADCKQDTAEYVAYVAKDPVNQRACHILECSEGLAQEVISTIGQAFELRFKQYLKNPPKLVTPHDRMAPFDGSAWEEEEEDMAPPPDVPYYNNFPGKQPPPGGLVDMRTRPGHSTGATLPYGQPSQNDIHKQPLPPLPVGVKEGGLFDDPSYVNVDKPRTPAAAAAAANGNAHRDAFDMKPFDAALGVSGAVAPPMAEQLQNEPWFHGPLSRRQAERLLTKDGDFLVRESGTTPGQYVLTGQQGGQPKHLLLVDPEGVVRTKDHRFESVSHLISYHMDNRLPIISAGSEVCLQQPVDRRA from the exons ATGGAGCTCGTCCCCAAAACCAAATACACGCCCTTTAGGAGCGACTCCTTCAGCTCAACAGACGAGACGGCGTCCAATCCTTCCCTCCCTTCTTCTGCTCCTCTCACTCCTCTCACCCCTCCTGGCATCCCTCCTTCTCTCTCCTCATCCTCCCTCACCCCCATTCTCCCTCCTTCGTCTCCACGGCAGGCTGAGAACAGCCCCACCACCCTCTGCTCCTTCTTCCCCAAGATGGGAGCCCTGCGGCTGGGCGTGTCTTCCACTCTGCTCCCAGGCCTGAAGGCCTCCAGCAGGCCGGCGAGCATGCCAGGCGGTCAGGGAGGTTTGGGAGAGTCTCCGGAAGACACTAGGACCTCCGCCGCCAGCtcttctcttcctcctcctcttcctctccttTCTCTAACAGCCCCATCTCCTCCTCCTCGTCCCCCACAGGATATGAACCGGCTGGGCGGGGCCTCGCGGAGGGCCCGTGTGGAAGGGGGCCAGCTCGGCGGAGATGAGTGGACACGGCACGGCTCCTTCGTCAACAAGCCGACCCGAGGTTGGCTGCACTCGGACAATGTGGTCAGCACCAGTGGGGTCTCTTACACTGTCAGG TATATGGGCTGTGTGGAGGTGCTGCAGTCGATGAGAGCACTGGACTTCAACACGAGAACTCAGGTTACCAG GGAGGCAATATCAGTGGTGTGTGAGGCAGTACCAGGTGCCAAAGGAGCTCAGCGAAGGAGAAAG CCCTCCTCTCGTTGTCTCTCCTCCATCTTAGGGAAGAGTAATCTCCAGTTTGCTGGAATGACAATCAACCTCACCGTGTCGACCAGCAGTCTGAACCTACTGGCAGCCGACTGCAAACAG GACACAGCAGAGTATGTTGCCTACGTCGCCAAAGACCCCGTCAATCAAAGAG CGTGTCATATCCTGGAATGCTCAGAGGGCTTGGCTCAGGAGGTCATCAGCACCATCGGTCAGGCTTTTGAACTGCGCTTTAAACAGTACCTGAAGAATCCCCCCAAACTGGTTACCCCTCATGATCG CATGGCTCCTTTTGATGGGTCAGCCtgggaggaagaggaagaggacaTGGCTCCACCCCCTGACGTTCCGTATTACAATAACTTCCCGGGTAAACAGCCTCCCCCTGGAGGCTTGGTTGACATGAGAACCCGTCCTGGACACAGTACAGGAGCCACGCTG CCCTATGGACAGCCCAGCCAGAACGATATTCACAAGCAGCCTCTACCTCCTCTGCCAG TGGGTGTTAAGGAAGGAGGCTTGTTTGATGACCCCTCATACGTCAATGTGGATAAACCCCGCACCCCAGCGGCGGCCGCTGCAGCAGCCAATGGAAATGCTCACAGAGATGCGTTTGACATGA AGCCATTTGATGCTGCTTTAGGCGTGTCGGGAGCAGTGGCGCCCCCTATGGCAGAGCAGCTACAGAACGAGCCCTGGTTCCACGGACCTCTAAGCCGCAGACAGGCCGAAAGACTCCTGACCAAGGATGGAGACTTCCTGGTGCGGGAGTCAGGCACCACACCAGGCCAGTACGTCCTCACTGGACAGCAGGGCGGCCAACCCAAACACCTGCTTCTGGTGGATCCAGAGGGAGTG GTGCGCACCAAAGACCACCGTTTCGAAAGTGTCAGTCACTTGATTAGCTATCACATGGACAACCGGCTGCCAATCATCTCGGCAGGAAGCGAGGTGTGTCTGCAGCAGCCAGTTGATCGCCGAGCTTGA